Proteins encoded in a region of the Malaciobacter mytili LMG 24559 genome:
- a CDS encoding SLC13 family permease: MKKIVFALILACAMFMLASLAFSTQHSILLAIIVLLVVLWTNEALPIGVVSLLPIILFPTFDILSTNATTANYSKSIIFLFLGGFMIAIATQKTNLHKYVSSKLLTLFPNTPRGVIFSLAITSAFLSSLISNTTTALLLIPIAMFLTTDIKLKVRLVLAIAYGASIGGIVTPIGTPPNLILLGFLEQHQIEPIAFVEWILLTGPLALIMLIIIPFFLSVGVNHLKFDTHLEDREHLTSDQRRLLYIMGSLIVLLFVNSKIEPYYSGLGLNEKGILLGYGLLMFLPKIGFLNWDDTKKIPYEIIFLFGAGFSIAAAFSKTGLASEIANYLLDLTNLPFIVMILLVASLITFTTEITSNTALISIALPIIYSLGEAANINITLILLVSTICASYAFMLPIATPPNAIAMSSGAVKVKDMAKFGLLFNILGILAITAIALLYWQFYL; this comes from the coding sequence TTGAAAAAAATTGTTTTTGCATTGATTTTAGCCTGTGCAATGTTTATGTTGGCTAGTCTCGCTTTTAGTACCCAGCATTCAATACTATTGGCGATTATTGTTTTATTAGTTGTTTTATGGACTAATGAAGCTTTACCAATTGGAGTTGTATCTTTACTTCCAATTATATTATTCCCCACTTTTGATATTTTGAGTACAAATGCAACAACTGCAAATTACTCTAAGTCAATTATTTTTCTATTTTTAGGTGGTTTTATGATTGCTATTGCAACTCAAAAAACTAATTTACATAAATATGTTTCTAGTAAATTACTAACACTGTTTCCTAATACTCCAAGGGGAGTTATTTTTTCACTTGCAATTACTTCAGCATTTTTAAGTTCACTAATTTCTAATACAACAACTGCACTTTTACTTATACCAATTGCAATGTTTTTAACAACTGATATAAAATTAAAAGTAAGACTTGTTTTAGCAATAGCTTATGGAGCAAGTATTGGTGGTATAGTAACTCCAATTGGAACTCCTCCAAACTTAATTTTATTAGGATTTTTGGAACAACATCAAATTGAGCCTATTGCTTTTGTTGAGTGGATATTATTAACAGGTCCTTTAGCTTTAATTATGTTAATAATAATTCCTTTCTTTTTATCAGTTGGAGTAAATCATTTAAAATTTGATACACATTTAGAGGATAGAGAGCACCTTACAAGTGATCAAAGAAGATTACTTTATATAATGGGAAGCTTAATAGTTTTACTTTTTGTAAACTCTAAAATTGAACCTTATTATTCAGGATTAGGTTTAAATGAAAAAGGAATTTTGCTAGGATATGGTCTTTTAATGTTTTTACCAAAAATTGGATTTTTAAATTGGGATGATACTAAAAAAATCCCATATGAAATTATCTTTTTATTTGGGGCAGGTTTTTCAATTGCTGCAGCTTTTTCAAAAACAGGTCTTGCATCAGAGATTGCAAATTATTTATTGGATTTAACAAATCTTCCATTTATCGTAATGATTTTATTGGTTGCAAGCTTAATTACTTTCACAACTGAAATTACTTCAAATACAGCACTTATTTCTATTGCTTTACCAATTATTTACTCTTTAGGTGAGGCTGCAAATATAAATATTACTTTAATTTTATTAGTATCAACAATTTGTGCTTCTTATGCCTTTATGCTTCCAATAGCAACCCCTCCAAATGCAATAGCCATGAGTAGTGGCGCCGTTAAAGTAAAAGATATGGCAAAATTTGGATTATTATTTAATATTTTAGGTATTTTAGCTATTACTGCAATTGCTTTATTATATTGGCAATTTTATTTATAA